The Montipora foliosa isolate CH-2021 chromosome 1, ASM3666993v2, whole genome shotgun sequence DNA segment CGTCATTTTTGTCACAATTACAAACTTTCGTATGTCCTGCACATGACAAAGTCATTCCGCATGCGCATTTGCCACTTCCAGGAGTTGCTCCGCCCCAGTACGTCATTTTGTTTGAATCTCGGGATACCCACCATCCACGGGGATCATGACTGGATGCAAGCAATTTAGAGTGATAACACTCGTACTTGATACACTGTTCGCAGTGTGCTGAGACTCTCGTGAGCATCGCCAGTTTGGACAGACTCACTCCGATGTAATGAATGTCACGTGAGTAGCATCCAGGCTCATTGCACCCATCTACCAATGTTCTCTTCTCACTGTCGTGACTCATGACTGTCACGCCAGCTCCATTCTGGCCATTCATGTTACAGATGACTTTAAATGGCGCTAGGTGTCCTTCACCATCAGGATCGATGATGTAGTCTCCACTTTTTGCTGCTGGATCCAACCACTTTATTGCGCTGCAAGAGCTTGCGTGTGcgtaacataaaaaaaaattgctgacGTTCAAAAtaacgttttatttttttttcaagggagGGGGTCTCTATATATAACATTAGCTGTTGAAATGGTGTGCCGATGTTGCAATAAATCAAGGAACATGGGCTCTCTTATCCACAATCGCGTAAGATTAAATAAAAGATTTTATCTGAGATTTCATGTATTTGAACTGCTGAATCAACATGAAACTCATCGCAGTTAGATAAGCAATTTAAAAGGTT contains these protein-coding regions:
- the LOC137975600 gene encoding neurexin-4-like produces the protein MSINVWWDTRKCDLNYKTKEHSSFTCFIVEPYSTYMKMMKSYGNQAHASSCSAIKWLDPAAKSGDYIIDPDGEGHLAPFKVICNMNGQNGAGVTVMSHDSEKRTLVDGCNEPGCYSRDIHYIGVSLSKLAMLTRVSAHCEQCIKYECYHSKLLASSHDPRGWWVSRDSNKMTYWGGATPGSGKCACGMTLSCAGHTKVCNCDKNDAKWREDGGLLTDKSTLPVKQLRFGDAGKTRKNRNERGFHTFGKLKCYGVV